A stretch of the Corylus avellana chromosome ca6, CavTom2PMs-1.0 genome encodes the following:
- the LOC132184442 gene encoding uncharacterized protein LOC132184442 has protein sequence MRGSIGRALSLPNPVNFSNAARQSLIPFSSSSSPGGGGGAGRGRGRGSASTQFDFIAPGKPGPDQSESNPDPTPPGHGHGHGRGRPIPSSPTLTPNFSPFISSIKPPPAGRGHSVPPPPDSAPKQPIFFKKEDGPTHVSAAAESFPDRNLPPSIIPGLSGSGRGKPLKQPIAEAQVVEENRHARASRKTPAHAPGERGERAQRLTREEAVKNAVEILSRGGGGEGDGEESIGGGRGGRGFRGRGGPGRGRGRGMYRGRGRGRGRESRDDGYGAGLYLGDNADGEKLAKTLGVETMNQLVEGFEEMSGAVLPSPSEDALLDAMDVNYSIECEPEYLMGEFDQNPDIDEKPPIPLRDALEKMKPFLMAYEGIQSQEEWEEIMKETMERVPLMKEIVDHYSGPDRVTAKQQQGELDRVARSVPVSAPDSVKRFADRAVLSLQSNTGWGFDKKCQFMDKLVGEVSHLYK, from the exons ATGAGAGGAAGCATAGGAAGAGCACTCTCTCTGCCGAACCCCGTTAACTTTTCCAATGCCGCAAGACAATCTTTAATCCCTTTCTCCAGTTCCTCCTCTCCCGGCGGCGGTGGCGGTGCCGGTCGTGGCCGTGGACGCGGTTCTGCTTCCACGCAGTTTGACTTCATCGCCCCAGGTAAGCCCGGGCCCGACCAGTCCGAGTCGAATCCGGACCCGACTCCTCCTGGACATGGACACGGGCACGGCCGCGGCAGACCCATCCCTTCTTCCCCGACTCTGACCCCCAACTTCTCTCCCTTCATTTCGTCCATCAAACCCCCACCAGCTGGCCGCGGCCATTCAGTTCCACCGCCGCCAGACTCGGCGCCCAAGCAACCCATTTTCTTCAAGAAAGAAGACGGGCCTACACACGTTTCGGCCGCGGCTGAGAGCTTCCCTGATCGGAATCTACCTCCGAGCATAATCCCTGGACTGTCCGGCAGCGGTCGCGGAAAACCCCTGAAGCAACCGATCGCTGAGGCGCAAGTTGTTGAGGAGAACCGGCATGCCCGGGCCTCCCGAAAAACCCCAGCTCACGCCCCAGGTGAAAGAGGTGAAAGAGCGCAGAGGTTGACCCGTGAAGAAGCAGTGAAAAACGCGGTGGAGATTCTGTCGCGCGGTGGCGGCGGCGAGGGTGACGGCGAAGAGAGCATTGGTGGTGGCAGAGGAGGCAGAGGGTTCAGAGGGAGAGGTGGGCCCGGGCGGGGCCGAGGAAGAGGGATGTACAGAGGGAGGGGGAGAGGGAGGGGTAGGGAGTCGAGGGACGATGGGTATGGGGCGGGGCTGTATCTGGGTGACAATGCGGATGGGGAGAAGCTGGCGAAGACGCTCGGCGTTGAGACCATGAATCAATTGGTTGAAGGGTTTGAGGAAATGAGTGGGGCTGTACTGCCTTCGCCCTCGGAGGACGCGCTTTTGGACGCCATGGACGTCAATTATTCG ATTGAGTGTGAGCCGGAGTATTTGATGGGCGAGTTTGATCAGAACCCGGACATTGATGAGAAACCGCCAATTCCGCTGCGAGATGCACTTGAGAAGATGAAGCCGTTCTTGATGGCATATGAGGGGATTCAGAGTCAAGAGGAGTGGGAG GAAATCATGAAAGAGACAATGGAGAGAGTTCCATTGATGAAAGAGATTGTCGATCACTACAGTGGACCGGATAGGGTAACTGCGAAGCAACAGCAGGGAGAGTTAGACAGGGTTGCAAGAAGTGTTCCTGTCAGTGCACCAGATTCTGTAAAGCGGTTTGCTGACCGTGCAGTTCTTTCTCTTCAG